A single window of Dermacentor albipictus isolate Rhodes 1998 colony chromosome 1, USDA_Dalb.pri_finalv2, whole genome shotgun sequence DNA harbors:
- the LOC135900282 gene encoding probable serine carboxypeptidase CPVL isoform X1, whose amino-acid sequence MWKIYSGDVDAHADGHLGEVGGPLFLTPLINAGSLDKARHLSRVGPLLGDAEATELFPSYAGFLTVNKELSSNIFFWFFPAKEKPNMAPVILWLQGGPGGSSMFGLFLEHGPYQVVEGGSIRLRNTTWAQRCSMLYVDNPVGAGFSFTWNDNGYARDQRHVARDLHEALQQFFTLFPRFATNDFYVAGESYAGKYVTAVAHLIATTLYSRVHIKLRGIAVGNAWLDPETMLGYAQFLYHVGLVDRRQADHIQRGTERAIVLARHGRFVDAFSIMDHLLEGFEAATSYFKNVSGIVTPYNFLQGEERMRRDIELYRSLVATPEFRRAVHVGNVAFNSGREVASHLLADVMRSVKPSFVSLLERDCRVLVYSGQLDAVVPHSLAANFLGSLQWSGSESFDAARRRVWRAHGGSGVAGYVKRAGNLLQVVVVGAGHFVAYDQPEAALDMMSRFINGNSF is encoded by the exons ATGTGGAAGATCTATAGCGG TGACGTTGACGCGCACGCTGACGGCCACCTCGGCGAAGTCGGTGGCCCGCTGTTCCTGACGCCGCTTATCAACGCGGGCTCGCTGGACAAGGCGCGACACCTGAGCCGCGTAGGCCCCCTGCTGGGCGACGCCGAGGCCACCGAGCTCTTCCCCAGTTACGCGGGCTTTCTCACCGTCAACAAAGAGCTGTCGAGCAACATCTTTTTCTGGTTCTTTCCTGCCAAG GAGAAACCTAACATGGCCCCCGTGATTCTGTGGCTTCAGGGAGGTCCGGGCGGTTCCTCTATGTTCGGGCTGTTCCTGGAGCACGGGCCGTACCAGGTTGTCGAGGGTGGCTCCATTAGGCTGCGAAACACCACGTGGGCGCAACGCTGCTCGATGCTGTACGTGGACAACCCGGTGGGCGCTGGTTTCAGCTTCACTTGGAACGACAACGGCTACGCCCGGGACCAGCGCCACGTGGCACGTGACCTGCACGAGGCCCTGCAGCAATTCTTCACGCTTTTTCCTCGGTTTGCCACAAACGATTTTTACGTCGCGGGCGAGTCGTACGCAG GTAAATACGTCACAGCTGTCGCGCACCTCATCGCCACGACCCTTTACTCGCGAGTGCACATCAAGCTACGAGGGATCGCCGTCGGCAATGCCTGGCTAGACCCGGAGACGATGCTGGGCTACGCGCAGTTCCTGTACCACGTCGGTCTGGTGGACCGAAGGCAGGCGGACCACATCCAGCGGGGAACTGAGAGGGCGATCGTTCTCGCCAGGCATGGCCGATTCGTGGACGCTTTCAGCATAATGGACCACCTGCTGGAAGGCTTCGAGGCGGCCACTTCCTACTTCAAGAACGTCAGTGGCATCGTCACGCCATACAACTTCTTGCAGGGCGAAGAGCGGATGCGACGTGACATAGAACTGTACAG GTCGTTGGTGGCGACGCCCGAATTCAGGAGGGCCGTGCACGTGGGCAACGTGGCGTTCAACAGCGGCCGCGAAGTGGCTTCGCATCTCCTGGCCGACGTCATGCGCTCCGTGAAGCCCTCGTTCGTCTCGCTTCTCGAGAGGGACTGCCGGGTGCTCGTCTACAGCGGCCAGCTGGACGCGGTCGTGCCGCACTCGCTCGCGGCCAACTTCCTCGGCAGCCTGCAGTGGTCGGGGTCGGAGTCCTTCGACGCCGCCCGCCGCAGGGTGTGGCGGGCGCACGGCGGCTCCGGCGTGGCCGGCTACGTCAAGAGAGCCGGCAACTTGTTACAAGTGGTGGTCGTGGGCGCGGGACACTTTGTGGCGTACGATCAACCGGAAGCGGCACTGGACATGATGTCCAGGTTCATAAACGGCAATTCTTTTTAG
- the LOC135900282 gene encoding probable serine carboxypeptidase CPVL isoform X2 translates to MWKIYSGDVDAHADGHLGEVGGPLFLTPLINAGSLDKARHLSRVGPLLGDAEATELFPSYAGFLTVNKELSSNIFFWFFPAKGGPGGSSMFGLFLEHGPYQVVEGGSIRLRNTTWAQRCSMLYVDNPVGAGFSFTWNDNGYARDQRHVARDLHEALQQFFTLFPRFATNDFYVAGESYAGKYVTAVAHLIATTLYSRVHIKLRGIAVGNAWLDPETMLGYAQFLYHVGLVDRRQADHIQRGTERAIVLARHGRFVDAFSIMDHLLEGFEAATSYFKNVSGIVTPYNFLQGEERMRRDIELYRSLVATPEFRRAVHVGNVAFNSGREVASHLLADVMRSVKPSFVSLLERDCRVLVYSGQLDAVVPHSLAANFLGSLQWSGSESFDAARRRVWRAHGGSGVAGYVKRAGNLLQVVVVGAGHFVAYDQPEAALDMMSRFINGNSF, encoded by the exons ATGTGGAAGATCTATAGCGG TGACGTTGACGCGCACGCTGACGGCCACCTCGGCGAAGTCGGTGGCCCGCTGTTCCTGACGCCGCTTATCAACGCGGGCTCGCTGGACAAGGCGCGACACCTGAGCCGCGTAGGCCCCCTGCTGGGCGACGCCGAGGCCACCGAGCTCTTCCCCAGTTACGCGGGCTTTCTCACCGTCAACAAAGAGCTGTCGAGCAACATCTTTTTCTGGTTCTTTCCTGCCAAG GGAGGTCCGGGCGGTTCCTCTATGTTCGGGCTGTTCCTGGAGCACGGGCCGTACCAGGTTGTCGAGGGTGGCTCCATTAGGCTGCGAAACACCACGTGGGCGCAACGCTGCTCGATGCTGTACGTGGACAACCCGGTGGGCGCTGGTTTCAGCTTCACTTGGAACGACAACGGCTACGCCCGGGACCAGCGCCACGTGGCACGTGACCTGCACGAGGCCCTGCAGCAATTCTTCACGCTTTTTCCTCGGTTTGCCACAAACGATTTTTACGTCGCGGGCGAGTCGTACGCAG GTAAATACGTCACAGCTGTCGCGCACCTCATCGCCACGACCCTTTACTCGCGAGTGCACATCAAGCTACGAGGGATCGCCGTCGGCAATGCCTGGCTAGACCCGGAGACGATGCTGGGCTACGCGCAGTTCCTGTACCACGTCGGTCTGGTGGACCGAAGGCAGGCGGACCACATCCAGCGGGGAACTGAGAGGGCGATCGTTCTCGCCAGGCATGGCCGATTCGTGGACGCTTTCAGCATAATGGACCACCTGCTGGAAGGCTTCGAGGCGGCCACTTCCTACTTCAAGAACGTCAGTGGCATCGTCACGCCATACAACTTCTTGCAGGGCGAAGAGCGGATGCGACGTGACATAGAACTGTACAG GTCGTTGGTGGCGACGCCCGAATTCAGGAGGGCCGTGCACGTGGGCAACGTGGCGTTCAACAGCGGCCGCGAAGTGGCTTCGCATCTCCTGGCCGACGTCATGCGCTCCGTGAAGCCCTCGTTCGTCTCGCTTCTCGAGAGGGACTGCCGGGTGCTCGTCTACAGCGGCCAGCTGGACGCGGTCGTGCCGCACTCGCTCGCGGCCAACTTCCTCGGCAGCCTGCAGTGGTCGGGGTCGGAGTCCTTCGACGCCGCCCGCCGCAGGGTGTGGCGGGCGCACGGCGGCTCCGGCGTGGCCGGCTACGTCAAGAGAGCCGGCAACTTGTTACAAGTGGTGGTCGTGGGCGCGGGACACTTTGTGGCGTACGATCAACCGGAAGCGGCACTGGACATGATGTCCAGGTTCATAAACGGCAATTCTTTTTAG
- the LOC135900282 gene encoding probable serine carboxypeptidase CPVL isoform X3: MQAKRPLIPSADRNQSPEKIPLQEKPNMAPVILWLQGGPGGSSMFGLFLEHGPYQVVEGGSIRLRNTTWAQRCSMLYVDNPVGAGFSFTWNDNGYARDQRHVARDLHEALQQFFTLFPRFATNDFYVAGESYAGKYVTAVAHLIATTLYSRVHIKLRGIAVGNAWLDPETMLGYAQFLYHVGLVDRRQADHIQRGTERAIVLARHGRFVDAFSIMDHLLEGFEAATSYFKNVSGIVTPYNFLQGEERMRRDIELYRSLVATPEFRRAVHVGNVAFNSGREVASHLLADVMRSVKPSFVSLLERDCRVLVYSGQLDAVVPHSLAANFLGSLQWSGSESFDAARRRVWRAHGGSGVAGYVKRAGNLLQVVVVGAGHFVAYDQPEAALDMMSRFINGNSF; this comes from the exons GAGAAACCTAACATGGCCCCCGTGATTCTGTGGCTTCAGGGAGGTCCGGGCGGTTCCTCTATGTTCGGGCTGTTCCTGGAGCACGGGCCGTACCAGGTTGTCGAGGGTGGCTCCATTAGGCTGCGAAACACCACGTGGGCGCAACGCTGCTCGATGCTGTACGTGGACAACCCGGTGGGCGCTGGTTTCAGCTTCACTTGGAACGACAACGGCTACGCCCGGGACCAGCGCCACGTGGCACGTGACCTGCACGAGGCCCTGCAGCAATTCTTCACGCTTTTTCCTCGGTTTGCCACAAACGATTTTTACGTCGCGGGCGAGTCGTACGCAG GTAAATACGTCACAGCTGTCGCGCACCTCATCGCCACGACCCTTTACTCGCGAGTGCACATCAAGCTACGAGGGATCGCCGTCGGCAATGCCTGGCTAGACCCGGAGACGATGCTGGGCTACGCGCAGTTCCTGTACCACGTCGGTCTGGTGGACCGAAGGCAGGCGGACCACATCCAGCGGGGAACTGAGAGGGCGATCGTTCTCGCCAGGCATGGCCGATTCGTGGACGCTTTCAGCATAATGGACCACCTGCTGGAAGGCTTCGAGGCGGCCACTTCCTACTTCAAGAACGTCAGTGGCATCGTCACGCCATACAACTTCTTGCAGGGCGAAGAGCGGATGCGACGTGACATAGAACTGTACAG GTCGTTGGTGGCGACGCCCGAATTCAGGAGGGCCGTGCACGTGGGCAACGTGGCGTTCAACAGCGGCCGCGAAGTGGCTTCGCATCTCCTGGCCGACGTCATGCGCTCCGTGAAGCCCTCGTTCGTCTCGCTTCTCGAGAGGGACTGCCGGGTGCTCGTCTACAGCGGCCAGCTGGACGCGGTCGTGCCGCACTCGCTCGCGGCCAACTTCCTCGGCAGCCTGCAGTGGTCGGGGTCGGAGTCCTTCGACGCCGCCCGCCGCAGGGTGTGGCGGGCGCACGGCGGCTCCGGCGTGGCCGGCTACGTCAAGAGAGCCGGCAACTTGTTACAAGTGGTGGTCGTGGGCGCGGGACACTTTGTGGCGTACGATCAACCGGAAGCGGCACTGGACATGATGTCCAGGTTCATAAACGGCAATTCTTTTTAG
- the LOC135900282 gene encoding probable serine carboxypeptidase CPVL isoform X4 → MAPVILWLQGGPGGSSMFGLFLEHGPYQVVEGGSIRLRNTTWAQRCSMLYVDNPVGAGFSFTWNDNGYARDQRHVARDLHEALQQFFTLFPRFATNDFYVAGESYAGKYVTAVAHLIATTLYSRVHIKLRGIAVGNAWLDPETMLGYAQFLYHVGLVDRRQADHIQRGTERAIVLARHGRFVDAFSIMDHLLEGFEAATSYFKNVSGIVTPYNFLQGEERMRRDIELYRSLVATPEFRRAVHVGNVAFNSGREVASHLLADVMRSVKPSFVSLLERDCRVLVYSGQLDAVVPHSLAANFLGSLQWSGSESFDAARRRVWRAHGGSGVAGYVKRAGNLLQVVVVGAGHFVAYDQPEAALDMMSRFINGNSF, encoded by the exons ATGGCCCCCGTGATTCTGTGGCTTCAGGGAGGTCCGGGCGGTTCCTCTATGTTCGGGCTGTTCCTGGAGCACGGGCCGTACCAGGTTGTCGAGGGTGGCTCCATTAGGCTGCGAAACACCACGTGGGCGCAACGCTGCTCGATGCTGTACGTGGACAACCCGGTGGGCGCTGGTTTCAGCTTCACTTGGAACGACAACGGCTACGCCCGGGACCAGCGCCACGTGGCACGTGACCTGCACGAGGCCCTGCAGCAATTCTTCACGCTTTTTCCTCGGTTTGCCACAAACGATTTTTACGTCGCGGGCGAGTCGTACGCAG GTAAATACGTCACAGCTGTCGCGCACCTCATCGCCACGACCCTTTACTCGCGAGTGCACATCAAGCTACGAGGGATCGCCGTCGGCAATGCCTGGCTAGACCCGGAGACGATGCTGGGCTACGCGCAGTTCCTGTACCACGTCGGTCTGGTGGACCGAAGGCAGGCGGACCACATCCAGCGGGGAACTGAGAGGGCGATCGTTCTCGCCAGGCATGGCCGATTCGTGGACGCTTTCAGCATAATGGACCACCTGCTGGAAGGCTTCGAGGCGGCCACTTCCTACTTCAAGAACGTCAGTGGCATCGTCACGCCATACAACTTCTTGCAGGGCGAAGAGCGGATGCGACGTGACATAGAACTGTACAG GTCGTTGGTGGCGACGCCCGAATTCAGGAGGGCCGTGCACGTGGGCAACGTGGCGTTCAACAGCGGCCGCGAAGTGGCTTCGCATCTCCTGGCCGACGTCATGCGCTCCGTGAAGCCCTCGTTCGTCTCGCTTCTCGAGAGGGACTGCCGGGTGCTCGTCTACAGCGGCCAGCTGGACGCGGTCGTGCCGCACTCGCTCGCGGCCAACTTCCTCGGCAGCCTGCAGTGGTCGGGGTCGGAGTCCTTCGACGCCGCCCGCCGCAGGGTGTGGCGGGCGCACGGCGGCTCCGGCGTGGCCGGCTACGTCAAGAGAGCCGGCAACTTGTTACAAGTGGTGGTCGTGGGCGCGGGACACTTTGTGGCGTACGATCAACCGGAAGCGGCACTGGACATGATGTCCAGGTTCATAAACGGCAATTCTTTTTAG